One genomic region from Bacteroidota bacterium encodes:
- a CDS encoding choice-of-anchor D domain-containing protein, which translates to MKKIIMFSVLSVLTLAFFLGQAVNAQPIINLTVSDGVNSVVLDFGLHPSATAGLDSILFPRERELPPMPPPNEGIFDARFTGSYLLAGSLSDIRLKHSGDQLDTWNVTVQTGVLHGSVTLSWPAGLSSSSGFLKIMTHESISDPYPERLYVANMLTQTSITIPGPFSNEPFVLKIIRTTNAAGINVDPTSKNFGTVLIGLTAQQVFTVTNTGDRNLNIDEISTSDPLFAISSVGPEVVAPSETFELTVSFAPIVSGSYNGDITLSHNAGDYSTVIPVQADAGAGTMFRTFTANELVTLTGGKLQKLVKRKADKVEFSVNFTVPAGGPFNKLHVEWGSPLLNNPLSFPHVVKLNDVATTAYTILPAIDNAAKKFDYTFPADLTEGDVVTIHAWAAKGKQQKGKYWWLPALKPAKLVMGVAPGSAFTLNMPRLPMPSYGNVVAEMFPTAGIAIGTGKLKMLSFKDMLKTLNEKGVNHSGTPGALLLFGGKPWVKELKAAPQSKHNNVLMANLIAFKFNLNASANNYIPNGLGELKYHNPGNDLDGKTLNTIAIEADPKMTIEDLAFDYANLNAVVAAINGAFTGAIDTAKPLGFAATLKLSGVKALASVPFLRPGTLAAISNPTPSPVEIPENFVLNQNYPNPFNPTTTIEFSLPEDAIVTLKVYNMLGQEVATLINREELSYGPEYVSFDASSLSSGVYIYRLTAEGLETGAKTAIMKKMVLMK; encoded by the coding sequence ATGAAAAAAATTATCATGTTTTCCGTGTTGAGTGTTTTGACTCTAGCTTTTTTCCTCGGTCAAGCTGTAAATGCTCAGCCCATTATTAATCTGACTGTATCAGACGGTGTAAACAGTGTTGTTCTTGATTTTGGTTTGCATCCATCTGCAACAGCAGGTCTCGATTCAATTTTATTTCCAAGAGAAAGAGAATTACCTCCGATGCCTCCCCCCAATGAAGGCATTTTTGACGCACGTTTTACCGGCAGCTATCTTTTGGCGGGCTCTCTCTCTGATATCAGACTTAAACATTCAGGCGATCAATTAGATACATGGAATGTTACAGTGCAAACCGGTGTATTACATGGATCGGTTACGTTATCGTGGCCCGCAGGTTTATCAAGCAGTTCGGGCTTTTTAAAGATAATGACACACGAAAGTATCTCGGATCCTTATCCCGAAAGACTCTACGTAGCCAATATGCTTACACAAACTTCAATAACTATACCTGGTCCTTTTTCCAATGAACCATTTGTTTTAAAAATAATTCGCACAACAAATGCCGCAGGTATTAATGTCGATCCTACATCAAAAAATTTCGGAACTGTTTTAATCGGTTTAACAGCTCAACAAGTTTTCACAGTTACAAATACGGGCGATCGTAATTTAAACATAGATGAAATTTCAACTTCTGATCCTTTATTTGCGATTAGCTCAGTAGGTCCCGAAGTAGTAGCTCCATCAGAAACTTTCGAATTAACAGTATCATTCGCCCCAATAGTCAGTGGTTCTTACAACGGAGATATTACATTATCGCACAATGCGGGTGATTATTCTACTGTAATTCCTGTTCAAGCCGACGCCGGTGCTGGTACAATGTTCCGCACATTTACTGCAAACGAATTAGTTACTCTGACAGGTGGTAAACTCCAAAAACTTGTAAAGCGCAAAGCCGATAAAGTTGAATTTTCAGTTAATTTCACAGTTCCTGCAGGTGGGCCATTCAATAAATTGCATGTCGAATGGGGCAGTCCTTTACTTAATAATCCTCTTTCATTTCCTCATGTAGTGAAGTTAAACGATGTTGCAACAACCGCTTATACAATATTACCAGCAATTGATAATGCAGCAAAGAAATTTGATTATACATTCCCAGCCGATTTAACAGAGGGCGATGTTGTTACAATTCACGCCTGGGCTGCAAAAGGTAAACAACAAAAAGGTAAATACTGGTGGTTGCCTGCTTTAAAACCAGCTAAACTTGTAATGGGTGTAGCTCCGGGAAGTGCATTTACATTAAATATGCCCCGTTTACCGATGCCAAGCTACGGCAACGTAGTGGCTGAAATGTTCCCAACTGCCGGTATTGCAATTGGCACAGGCAAGTTGAAGATGCTATCATTCAAAGATATGCTAAAAACTCTTAACGAAAAGGGTGTAAATCATAGTGGAACTCCAGGTGCATTATTATTATTTGGTGGTAAGCCTTGGGTTAAAGAATTAAAAGCAGCTCCCCAATCGAAACACAATAACGTGTTAATGGCAAACCTTATTGCATTTAAATTTAACTTAAATGCAAGTGCAAATAATTATATCCCGAATGGTTTAGGTGAACTTAAATACCATAATCCAGGTAATGATTTAGACGGAAAGACGTTGAACACTATTGCGATAGAAGCCGACCCAAAGATGACAATTGAAGACCTTGCATTTGATTATGCAAATCTTAATGCCGTGGTGGCAGCAATTAATGGTGCTTTCACTGGCGCAATTGATACTGCAAAGCCACTCGGTTTTGCAGCAACCTTAAAATTAAGTGGTGTAAAAGCATTAGCCTCAGTTCCATTCTTACGGCCCGGAACACTTGCAGCTATCAGCAATCCAACACCTTCACCGGTTGAAATTCCTGAAAATTTTGTGTTGAACCAGAATTATCCAAACCCGTTCAACCCGACTACAACAATTGAGTTCAGCTTACCCGAAGATGCTATTGTTACATTAAAGGTTTACAATATGTTGGGTCAGGAAGTGGCAACTTTGATTAATCGAGAAGAATTAAGCTACGGACCTGAATACGTATCGTTCGATGCAAGCAGCTTATCGTCGGGCGTATATATATATCGCTTGACTGCCGAAGGTTTAGAAACCGGTGCAAAAACAGCGATTATGAAGAAAATGGTCTTGATGAAATGA